From Daucus carota subsp. sativus chromosome 6, DH1 v3.0, whole genome shotgun sequence, the proteins below share one genomic window:
- the LOC108227218 gene encoding DDT domain-containing protein PTM isoform X1 gives MELGVVRRGRGRPKKVKDVVMEAVEMEAAMVRVERRGRGRPKKIKDGEMKSAEMEAGVVQVERRGRGRKRKIEEIENVCVDGLKRETRSKALVGSYVNKEFEGSFYLGKVVSYDRGLYRVEYEDGDSEDFESGELRPFLIENDCHDSILVLRKKELDEIILNKYEKERVDKMRGADVIGGVEDSPLGEVMDHGANGVIADVDCSSDSGEDGLDGALCVDAEACIVLPPEFPPSTGNIGVPEESVAELLSVYSFLRSFSVSLCLCPFGLEDFVGSLNCSVQNTLLDAIHVALMRVLRRHFEALSSEGSEFASKCLSSMDWSLIDSLTWPVFTAEYMMMMGYTEGPKWKGFYVDALQMEYYSLTVSRKLVILQILCDDVLDSAELRAQVDMREESEVEVDRDGDTIATHVGPKRVHPRYSKTSACKDQEATEFMKETGDAKLSINSSSLGYNNNGLDAGTDGDQDANSDECRLCGMDGTLLCCDGCPSSYHSRCIGVSKLCIPKGDWYCPECAINKISPKITGRTSLIGAEFFGVDPFEQVFLGTCDHLLVLKVSMNTGSIVRYYHKEDLSRVVLALCSEAQHLDMYSGICERIIKYWQIPANIIPIAEKVETGLSSIKIEDGSCPTPVSSLLNRNGHGICEPSVSEDIASCIAESSSENIAGPSAGNLTIENDSSKASLNMHIETGHPLTHPCNSGSIEQDRPFQAEKLSEQIRGTATISSDSVSHQDDLSETTQLKLVGRSSQRDHAMCTSGNSNSCNRGQSNCMISIKSCSNIGDGCFYLGSSFKPQAYMNHYIHGDFAASAAANLVKLSSEENYMLVSKTSNNYKKAMSANIALQIKAFSSAVNRFFWPNSEKKLMEVPRERCSWCLSCKAMCQSKRGCLLNAAASNAIKGTMKILSGICPVKLKHGQGSLHSIATYVLLMEESLRGLTVGPFKTLDYRKKWCQQAEQASTCSAIKSLLLELEENMNQVAFSGDWFELVDGWSVESSATNGTSAAEPRQKRGPGGRFSRKLSAIPEIKADDDLDMSNNFVWWRGGILSKFMFHKGILPQILVKRSARQGGSRKISGIYYAEGVETPKRSRRFIWRAAVEMSRNVSQLSTQVRYLDIHVRWSDLLRPDQSSLEGKGAETEAYVFRNASICDKQILGSKVRYAVSFGNQKHLPSRIMKNVIGVEKHEDETEKYWFLETHIPLYLVKEYEEKMDNVHLRLAEKPMNVLSKMQKQQLKVSRKDIFFYLTQRRDNLESCRCASCQLDVFLGNAVTCSKCEGYCHLQCTSSPKVHMSVEVEFVMTCKRCYQTEATLPNEKYPASHLLLQRQKPLNAATAKKSEKQNGCHRPLASNGALQHSVRKKPASNLKPRNKSKDCFWGLVKKKNGEDGTDFRLKNILLKGNLKLSEVECDLCKKPYDSNLIYICCEICTKWYHADAVELEESKILEVTGFKCCKCRRMRSPRCPYADQEETDALESKKSNKRASKQASQVAGSYHETIPEQLTQGDSATHMLPIKKGLVCIKGDNPLTFSLSRMNNGTQQTSEVALEQNPTFSGSVPQKLPVRRHLKQDDDVVGYSTNNTSVDSPKPIPGSTFLPVDESAPCLEWDVSTNIEDDFMFDVEDLNYEDGEFEPQTYFSFNELLAFDDGVQLDGIDPSGNIIVDVDDSSVIPEDVNLEQYGIVTEQQEHLDSFESSFQVVPCQTCFFTDPIPDSCCQICGSCMHSHCAQWVVDTSNNGAWRCGSCRNWQ, from the exons GTTGGGTCGTATGTGAATAAGGAGTTTGAGGGTAGCTTTTATCTCGGGAAGGTTGTTAGTTATGATAGGGGGTTGTATAGAGTTGAGTATGAAGATGGGGATTCAGAGGATTTTGAAAGTGGTGAGTTGAGGCCGTTTCTTATTGAGAATGATTGTCATGACAGTATATTGGTTCTGAGGAAGAAAGAGTTAGATGAGATAATTTTGAACAAGTATGAGAAGGAGAGGGTTGACAAAATGAGGGGTGCAGATGTGATTGGTGGAGTGGAAGATTCTCCTTTGGGTGAGGTAATGGATCATGGTGCCAATGGAGTTATAGCTGATGTCGATTGCTCAAGTGATTCTGGTGAGGATGGCCTTGATGGGGCTTTGTGTGTTGATGCTGAAGCCTGTATTGTACTACCCCCGGAATTCCCTCCTTCTACAGGAAATATAGGTGTCCCGGAGGAGTCTGTTGCAGAGCTCCTTTCAGTATACAGTTTCTTACGTTCATTTAGTGTTTCTCTGTGTTTATGTCCTTTCGGACTGGAAGACTTTGTGGGGTCTCTGAACTGTTCTGTTCAAAACACATTGTTGGATGCTATTCATGTTGCTTTAATGCGTGTTTTGAGGCGGCATTTTGAAGCTCTCTCATCAGAAGGTTCCGAGTTTGCATCAAAATGTTTAAG TTCGATGGACTGGAGTTTGATTGATTCCTTGACGTGGCCAGTTTTTACAGCCGAATATATGATGATGATGGGGTATACTGAGGGGCCTAAATGGAAAGGGTTTTACGTGGATGCTCTTCAGATGGAATATTATAGTCTTACTGTTAGTAGAAAATTGGTGATTCTTCAGATATTGTGTGATGATGTTTTAGACTCTGCAGAGCTAAGAGCACAAGTTGACATGCGTGAAGAATCGGAGGTTGAAGTGGATCGTGATGGGGATACAATTGCTACTCATGTTGGACCAAAACGTGTCCATCCTAGATACTCTAAGACTTCTGCCTGCAAGGACCAAGAAGCCACAGAGTTTATGAAGGAAACAGGTGATGCAAAGTTGTCTATTAATTCCAGTTCTCTTGGTTATAATAATAATGGACTGGATGCCGGTACTGATGGAGATCAGGATGCCAATAGTGATGAGTGTCGCCTTTGTGGCATGGATGGGACATTGCTTTGTTGTGACGGGTGTCCATCATCTTACCATTCGAGATGTATTGGTGTGAGCAAATTGTGCATACCAAAAGGTGACTGGTACTGTCCAGAGTGTGCAATTAATAAGATCAGTCCCAAAATTACAGGACGAACATCTCTTATAGGAGCAGAATTTTTCGGTGTCGATCCATTTGAGCAAGTCTTCTTGGGTACTTGTGATCATTTGCTGGT GCTTAAAGTGTCTATGAACACTGGATCAATTGTTAGGTACTACCACAAGGAGGATCTTTCAAGGGTCGTGCTAGCACTTTGTTCGGAAGCACAGCACCTTGATATGTATTCAGGGATATGTGAAAGAATTATTAAGTATTGGCAAATTCCTGCAAATATCATACCAATTGCTGAAAAAGTTGAAACGGGATTGAGCTCAATTAAAATTGAAGATGGTTCTTGTCCTACTCCAGTATCCTCTCTTTTGAATAGAAACGGCCATGGAATTTGTGAACCATCTGTTAGTGAAGACATTGCAAGCTGTATTGCTGAGAGTAGCTCTGAAAACATTGCAGGCCCTTCTGCTGGAAACCTTACTATAGAAAATGATAGTAGCAAGGCCTCTCTGAATATGCACATCGAAACGGGCCATCCTCTTACGCATCCATGTAACAGTGGGAGTATAGAACAGGACAGGCCTTTTCAAGCAGAAAAATTATCTGAACAGATTAGAGGCACCGCTACCATTTCATCTGATTCAGTAAGCCATCAGGATGATCTATCTGAGACAACCCAGCTGAAGTTGGTGGGCAGATCAAGTCAGAGGGATCATGCCATGTGCACCTCAGGGAACAGCAATTCCTGTAACAGAGGACAATCTAATTGCATGATAAGTATTAAAAGTTGTAGTAATATAGGTGATGGTTGCTTTTATCTGGGTTCTTCTTTTAAACCTCAAGCGTATATGAATCATTATATACATGGAGATTTTGCTGCTTCTGCTGCTGCTAATCTAGTGAAACTATCATCTGAGGAAAATTATATGTTGGTGTCAAAAacttcaaataattataaaaaagctATGTCTGCTAACATTGCACTTCAAATTAAAGCCTTTTCGTCAGCAGTCAACCGATTTTTCTGGCCAAATTCTGAAAAGAAGCTGATGGAAGTTCCAAGGGAACGGTGTAGTTGGTGTCTTTCTTGCAAGGCAATGTGCCAAAGCAAGAGAGGATGCTTGTTAAATGCAGCTGCTTCAAATGCTATTAAAGGTACCATGAAAATACTTTCTGGTATTTGTCCTGTAAAGCTAAAGCATGGACAGGGGAGTTTGCATAGCATTGCCACTTATGTGCTGTTAATGGAGGAGAGCTTACGTGGTTTGACAGTTGGCCCTTTCAAAACCTTAGATTATAGGAAAAAATGGTGTCAACAAGCCGAGCAGGCTTCAACTTGCAGTGCTATAAAAAGTCTTTTGCTTGAA CTTGAGGAAAATATGAACCAAGTTGCTTTTTCCGGGGATTGGTTTGAACTGGTAGATGGTTGGTCAGTTGAATCTTCTGCAACCAATGGTACAAGTGCTGCTGAACCAAGGCAGAAACGTGGCCCAGGTGGGAGGTTTAGTAGGAAACTATCTGCCATTCCTGAAATAAAAGCTGATGACGACCTGGACATGTCAAATAATTTTGTATGGTGGCGTGGAGGTATTCTATCAAAATTTATGTTCCACAAAGGAATTCTCCCACAAATTTTAGTGAAAAGATCGGCTCGGCAAG GTGGGTCTAGAAAGATATCAGGTATCTATTATGCCGAAGGTGTTGAGACTCCAAAGAGAAGCAGAAGGTTCATCTGGAGAGCTGCTGTTGAAATGAGTAGGAATGTTTCACAACTTTCCACACAG GTCAGGTATCTAGATATTCATGTGAGATGGAGTGACCTTCTACGTCCAGATCAGAGTTCCCTTGAAGGAAAAGGTGCGGAGACAGAGGCATATGTATTTAGAAATGCTTCGATTTGTGATAAGCAGATTCTGGGAAGTAAAGTTAGATATGCTGTTTCTTTTGGGAATCAAAAGCACCTACCCTCCCGTATCATGAAGAATGTAATTGGAGTAGAAAAACATGAAGATGAAACAGAAAAATACTGGTTTCTAGAAACACATATTCCTTTGTATCTGGTCAAAGAATATGAAGAGAAGATGGATAATGTGCATTTACGACTAGCTGAGAAGCCTATGAATGTATTGTCGAAAATGCAGAAACAGCAGTTAAAGGTTTCACGCAAGGATATCTTTTTTTACTTAACACAGAGAAGGGACAATTTGGAATCTTGCCGTTGTGCTTCTTGTCAGCTTGATGTTTTTCTTGG GAATGCAGTCACGTGCAGTAAATGTGAAG GTTATTGTCATCTTCAGTGTACATCTAGTCCAAAGGTACACATGAGTGTGGAAGTTGAATTTGTAATGACCTGCAAACGTTGCTACCAAACTGAAGCTACTTTGCCGAATGAAAAGTATCCAGCCAGCCACTTGCTTTTACAAAGACAAAAGCCTCTGAATGCGGCAACAGCTAAGAAAAGTGAAAAGCAAAATGGCTGTCATAGGCCCCTGGCATCAAATGGTGCTTTGCAACACTCAGTAAGGAAAAAACCGGCTAGCAATTTGAAGCCAAGAAATAAAAGCAAGGATTGTTTTTGGGGACTTGTTAAGAAGAAGAATGGTGAAGATGGCACAGATTTCAGACTGAAAAATATTCTTCTAAAAGGCAATCTAAAACTGTCAGAAGTTGAATGTGACCTTTGCAAGAAGCCATATGATTctaatcttatatatatatgctgcGAAATATGCACAA AATGGTATCATGCTGATGCAGTCGAGCTTGAAGAATCAAAAATACTTGAAGTGACTGGATTCAAATGTTGCAAGTGTCGTAGGATGAGGTCACCTAGATGCCCTTATGCTGATCAAGAGGAGACAGATGCATTAGAGAGTAAGAAGTCTAATAAAAGAGCTTCGAAGCAGGCAAGCCAAGTAGCAGGCTCTTACCATGAAACCATTCCGGAACAGCTTACACAGGGAGATTCTGCTACTCACATGTTACCTATTAAGAAAGGACTGGTATGCATAAAGGGGGATAATCCTCTCACATTCTCTCTCTCTAGAATGAATAATGGTACTCAGCAAACTTCAGAAGTAGCTTTAGAACAGAATCCGACTTTTTCTGGTTCTGTGCCTCAGAAACTACCAGTCAGGCGGCATTTGAAGCAGGATGATGATGTCGTCGGTTATTCAACAAACAATACATCTGTTGATTCACCCAAACCTATTCCAGGAAGTACATTTCTGCCAGTAGATGAATCAGCTCCATGCTTAGAATGGGATGTTTCAACAAATATTGAAGACGATTTCATGTTTGACGTGGAAGATCTTAATTACGAAGATGGGGAGTTTGAGCCCCAAACCTATTTCTCATTTAATGAATTGCTGGCATTTGATGATGGTGTCCAACTGGATGGGATTGATCCATCTGGGAATATAATTGTGGATGTAGATGATTCTTCTGTAATTCCAGAGGATGTCAATCTTGAGCAATATGGAATAGTCACCGAACAACAAGAACATCTGGATTCTTTTGAATCTTCCTTCCAGGTTGTGCCTTGTCAAACATGCTTTTTCACTGATCCAATTCCTGATAGTTGTTGCCAGATATGTGGGTCCTGCATGCATAGCCATTGCGCACAATGGGTTGTGGACACATCTAATAATGGTGCCTGGCGATGTGGTAGCTGCAGGAATTGGCAGTAG
- the LOC108227218 gene encoding DDT domain-containing protein PTM isoform X2, with protein sequence MELGVVRRGRGRPKKVKDVVMEAVEMEAAMVRVERRGRGRPKKIKDGEMKSAEMEAGVVQVERRGRGRKRKIEEIENVCVDGLKRETRSKALVGSYVNKEFEGSFYLGKVVSYDRGLYRVEYEDGDSEDFESGELRPFLIENDCHDSILVLRKKELDEIILNKYEKERVDKMRGADVIGGVEDSPLGEVMDHGANGVIADVDCSSDSGEDGLDGALCVDAEACIVLPPEFPPSTGNIGVPEESVAELLSVYSFLRSFSVSLCLCPFGLEDFVGSLNCSVQNTLLDAIHVALMRVLRRHFEALSSEGSEFASKCLSSMDWSLIDSLTWPVFTAEYMMMMGYTEGPKWKGFYVDALQMEYYSLTVSRKLVILQILCDDVLDSAELRAQVDMREESEVEVDRDGDTIATHVGPKRVHPRYSKTSACKDQEATEFMKETGDAKLSINSSSLGYNNNGLDAGTDGDQDANSDECRLCGMDGTLLCCDGCPSSYHSRCIGVSKLCIPKGDWYCPECAINKISPKITGRTSLIGAEFFGVDPFEQVFLGTCDHLLVLKVSMNTGSIVRYYHKEDLSRVVLALCSEAQHLDMYSGICERIIKYWQIPANIIPIAEKVETGLSSIKIEDGSCPTPVSSLLNRNGHGICEPSVSEDIASCIAESSSENIAGPSAGNLTIENDSSKASLNMHIETGHPLTHPCNSGSIEQDRPFQAEKLSEQIRGTATISSDSVSHQDDLSETTQLKLVGRSSQRDHAMCTSGNSNSCNRGQSNCMISIKSCSNIGDGCFYLGSSFKPQAYMNHYIHGDFAASAAANLVKLSSEENYMLVSKTSNNYKKAMSANIALQIKAFSSAVNRFFWPNSEKKLMEVPRERCSWCLSCKAMCQSKRGCLLNAAASNAIKGTMKILSGICPVKLKHGQGSLHSIATYVLLMEESLRGLTVGPFKTLDYRKKWCQQAEQASTCSAIKSLLLELEENMNQVAFSGDWFELVDGWSVESSATNGTSAAEPRQKRGPGGRFSRKLSAIPEIKADDDLDMSNNFVWWRGGILSKFMFHKGILPQILVKRSARQGGSRKISGIYYAEGVETPKRSRRFIWRAAVEMSRNVSQLSTQVRYLDIHVRWSDLLRPDQSSLEGKGAETEAYVFRNASICDKQILGSKVRYAVSFGNQKHLPSRIMKNVIGVEKHEDETEKYWFLETHIPLYLVKEYEEKMDNVHLRLAEKPMNVLSKMQKQQLKVSRKDIFFYLTQRRDNLESCRCASCQLDVFLGNAVTCSKCEGYCHLQCTSSPKVHMSVEVEFVMTCKRCYQTEATLPNEKYPASHLLLQRQKPLNAATAKKSEKQNGCHRPLASNGALQHSVRKKPASNLKPRNKSKDCFWGLVKKKNGEDGTDFRLKNILLKGNLKLSEVECDLCKKPYDSNLIYICCEICTKWYHADAVELEESKILEVTGFKCCKCRRMRSPRCPYADQEETDALESKKSNKRASKQASQVAGSYHETIPEQLTQGDSATHMLPIKKGLKLPVRRHLKQDDDVVGYSTNNTSVDSPKPIPGSTFLPVDESAPCLEWDVSTNIEDDFMFDVEDLNYEDGEFEPQTYFSFNELLAFDDGVQLDGIDPSGNIIVDVDDSSVIPEDVNLEQYGIVTEQQEHLDSFESSFQVVPCQTCFFTDPIPDSCCQICGSCMHSHCAQWVVDTSNNGAWRCGSCRNWQ encoded by the exons GTTGGGTCGTATGTGAATAAGGAGTTTGAGGGTAGCTTTTATCTCGGGAAGGTTGTTAGTTATGATAGGGGGTTGTATAGAGTTGAGTATGAAGATGGGGATTCAGAGGATTTTGAAAGTGGTGAGTTGAGGCCGTTTCTTATTGAGAATGATTGTCATGACAGTATATTGGTTCTGAGGAAGAAAGAGTTAGATGAGATAATTTTGAACAAGTATGAGAAGGAGAGGGTTGACAAAATGAGGGGTGCAGATGTGATTGGTGGAGTGGAAGATTCTCCTTTGGGTGAGGTAATGGATCATGGTGCCAATGGAGTTATAGCTGATGTCGATTGCTCAAGTGATTCTGGTGAGGATGGCCTTGATGGGGCTTTGTGTGTTGATGCTGAAGCCTGTATTGTACTACCCCCGGAATTCCCTCCTTCTACAGGAAATATAGGTGTCCCGGAGGAGTCTGTTGCAGAGCTCCTTTCAGTATACAGTTTCTTACGTTCATTTAGTGTTTCTCTGTGTTTATGTCCTTTCGGACTGGAAGACTTTGTGGGGTCTCTGAACTGTTCTGTTCAAAACACATTGTTGGATGCTATTCATGTTGCTTTAATGCGTGTTTTGAGGCGGCATTTTGAAGCTCTCTCATCAGAAGGTTCCGAGTTTGCATCAAAATGTTTAAG TTCGATGGACTGGAGTTTGATTGATTCCTTGACGTGGCCAGTTTTTACAGCCGAATATATGATGATGATGGGGTATACTGAGGGGCCTAAATGGAAAGGGTTTTACGTGGATGCTCTTCAGATGGAATATTATAGTCTTACTGTTAGTAGAAAATTGGTGATTCTTCAGATATTGTGTGATGATGTTTTAGACTCTGCAGAGCTAAGAGCACAAGTTGACATGCGTGAAGAATCGGAGGTTGAAGTGGATCGTGATGGGGATACAATTGCTACTCATGTTGGACCAAAACGTGTCCATCCTAGATACTCTAAGACTTCTGCCTGCAAGGACCAAGAAGCCACAGAGTTTATGAAGGAAACAGGTGATGCAAAGTTGTCTATTAATTCCAGTTCTCTTGGTTATAATAATAATGGACTGGATGCCGGTACTGATGGAGATCAGGATGCCAATAGTGATGAGTGTCGCCTTTGTGGCATGGATGGGACATTGCTTTGTTGTGACGGGTGTCCATCATCTTACCATTCGAGATGTATTGGTGTGAGCAAATTGTGCATACCAAAAGGTGACTGGTACTGTCCAGAGTGTGCAATTAATAAGATCAGTCCCAAAATTACAGGACGAACATCTCTTATAGGAGCAGAATTTTTCGGTGTCGATCCATTTGAGCAAGTCTTCTTGGGTACTTGTGATCATTTGCTGGT GCTTAAAGTGTCTATGAACACTGGATCAATTGTTAGGTACTACCACAAGGAGGATCTTTCAAGGGTCGTGCTAGCACTTTGTTCGGAAGCACAGCACCTTGATATGTATTCAGGGATATGTGAAAGAATTATTAAGTATTGGCAAATTCCTGCAAATATCATACCAATTGCTGAAAAAGTTGAAACGGGATTGAGCTCAATTAAAATTGAAGATGGTTCTTGTCCTACTCCAGTATCCTCTCTTTTGAATAGAAACGGCCATGGAATTTGTGAACCATCTGTTAGTGAAGACATTGCAAGCTGTATTGCTGAGAGTAGCTCTGAAAACATTGCAGGCCCTTCTGCTGGAAACCTTACTATAGAAAATGATAGTAGCAAGGCCTCTCTGAATATGCACATCGAAACGGGCCATCCTCTTACGCATCCATGTAACAGTGGGAGTATAGAACAGGACAGGCCTTTTCAAGCAGAAAAATTATCTGAACAGATTAGAGGCACCGCTACCATTTCATCTGATTCAGTAAGCCATCAGGATGATCTATCTGAGACAACCCAGCTGAAGTTGGTGGGCAGATCAAGTCAGAGGGATCATGCCATGTGCACCTCAGGGAACAGCAATTCCTGTAACAGAGGACAATCTAATTGCATGATAAGTATTAAAAGTTGTAGTAATATAGGTGATGGTTGCTTTTATCTGGGTTCTTCTTTTAAACCTCAAGCGTATATGAATCATTATATACATGGAGATTTTGCTGCTTCTGCTGCTGCTAATCTAGTGAAACTATCATCTGAGGAAAATTATATGTTGGTGTCAAAAacttcaaataattataaaaaagctATGTCTGCTAACATTGCACTTCAAATTAAAGCCTTTTCGTCAGCAGTCAACCGATTTTTCTGGCCAAATTCTGAAAAGAAGCTGATGGAAGTTCCAAGGGAACGGTGTAGTTGGTGTCTTTCTTGCAAGGCAATGTGCCAAAGCAAGAGAGGATGCTTGTTAAATGCAGCTGCTTCAAATGCTATTAAAGGTACCATGAAAATACTTTCTGGTATTTGTCCTGTAAAGCTAAAGCATGGACAGGGGAGTTTGCATAGCATTGCCACTTATGTGCTGTTAATGGAGGAGAGCTTACGTGGTTTGACAGTTGGCCCTTTCAAAACCTTAGATTATAGGAAAAAATGGTGTCAACAAGCCGAGCAGGCTTCAACTTGCAGTGCTATAAAAAGTCTTTTGCTTGAA CTTGAGGAAAATATGAACCAAGTTGCTTTTTCCGGGGATTGGTTTGAACTGGTAGATGGTTGGTCAGTTGAATCTTCTGCAACCAATGGTACAAGTGCTGCTGAACCAAGGCAGAAACGTGGCCCAGGTGGGAGGTTTAGTAGGAAACTATCTGCCATTCCTGAAATAAAAGCTGATGACGACCTGGACATGTCAAATAATTTTGTATGGTGGCGTGGAGGTATTCTATCAAAATTTATGTTCCACAAAGGAATTCTCCCACAAATTTTAGTGAAAAGATCGGCTCGGCAAG GTGGGTCTAGAAAGATATCAGGTATCTATTATGCCGAAGGTGTTGAGACTCCAAAGAGAAGCAGAAGGTTCATCTGGAGAGCTGCTGTTGAAATGAGTAGGAATGTTTCACAACTTTCCACACAG GTCAGGTATCTAGATATTCATGTGAGATGGAGTGACCTTCTACGTCCAGATCAGAGTTCCCTTGAAGGAAAAGGTGCGGAGACAGAGGCATATGTATTTAGAAATGCTTCGATTTGTGATAAGCAGATTCTGGGAAGTAAAGTTAGATATGCTGTTTCTTTTGGGAATCAAAAGCACCTACCCTCCCGTATCATGAAGAATGTAATTGGAGTAGAAAAACATGAAGATGAAACAGAAAAATACTGGTTTCTAGAAACACATATTCCTTTGTATCTGGTCAAAGAATATGAAGAGAAGATGGATAATGTGCATTTACGACTAGCTGAGAAGCCTATGAATGTATTGTCGAAAATGCAGAAACAGCAGTTAAAGGTTTCACGCAAGGATATCTTTTTTTACTTAACACAGAGAAGGGACAATTTGGAATCTTGCCGTTGTGCTTCTTGTCAGCTTGATGTTTTTCTTGG GAATGCAGTCACGTGCAGTAAATGTGAAG GTTATTGTCATCTTCAGTGTACATCTAGTCCAAAGGTACACATGAGTGTGGAAGTTGAATTTGTAATGACCTGCAAACGTTGCTACCAAACTGAAGCTACTTTGCCGAATGAAAAGTATCCAGCCAGCCACTTGCTTTTACAAAGACAAAAGCCTCTGAATGCGGCAACAGCTAAGAAAAGTGAAAAGCAAAATGGCTGTCATAGGCCCCTGGCATCAAATGGTGCTTTGCAACACTCAGTAAGGAAAAAACCGGCTAGCAATTTGAAGCCAAGAAATAAAAGCAAGGATTGTTTTTGGGGACTTGTTAAGAAGAAGAATGGTGAAGATGGCACAGATTTCAGACTGAAAAATATTCTTCTAAAAGGCAATCTAAAACTGTCAGAAGTTGAATGTGACCTTTGCAAGAAGCCATATGATTctaatcttatatatatatgctgcGAAATATGCACAA AATGGTATCATGCTGATGCAGTCGAGCTTGAAGAATCAAAAATACTTGAAGTGACTGGATTCAAATGTTGCAAGTGTCGTAGGATGAGGTCACCTAGATGCCCTTATGCTGATCAAGAGGAGACAGATGCATTAGAGAGTAAGAAGTCTAATAAAAGAGCTTCGAAGCAGGCAAGCCAAGTAGCAGGCTCTTACCATGAAACCATTCCGGAACAGCTTACACAGGGAGATTCTGCTACTCACATGTTACCTATTAAGAAAGGACTG AAACTACCAGTCAGGCGGCATTTGAAGCAGGATGATGATGTCGTCGGTTATTCAACAAACAATACATCTGTTGATTCACCCAAACCTATTCCAGGAAGTACATTTCTGCCAGTAGATGAATCAGCTCCATGCTTAGAATGGGATGTTTCAACAAATATTGAAGACGATTTCATGTTTGACGTGGAAGATCTTAATTACGAAGATGGGGAGTTTGAGCCCCAAACCTATTTCTCATTTAATGAATTGCTGGCATTTGATGATGGTGTCCAACTGGATGGGATTGATCCATCTGGGAATATAATTGTGGATGTAGATGATTCTTCTGTAATTCCAGAGGATGTCAATCTTGAGCAATATGGAATAGTCACCGAACAACAAGAACATCTGGATTCTTTTGAATCTTCCTTCCAGGTTGTGCCTTGTCAAACATGCTTTTTCACTGATCCAATTCCTGATAGTTGTTGCCAGATATGTGGGTCCTGCATGCATAGCCATTGCGCACAATGGGTTGTGGACACATCTAATAATGGTGCCTGGCGATGTGGTAGCTGCAGGAATTGGCAGTAG